The following coding sequences lie in one Populus nigra chromosome 15, ddPopNigr1.1, whole genome shotgun sequence genomic window:
- the LOC133674437 gene encoding asparagine--tRNA ligase, cytoplasmic 1-like yields MGDPATPPASELAAMAIIDGASLKHPFSDRVPVRSIVCRPDGGAGLAGNRVRAGGWVKTGREQGKGSFAFLEVNDGSCPANLQVIVDAGVEDLSTLVQTGTCVSVEGVLKVPPEGTKQKIELRVERVLHVGPTDPAKYPIPKTKLSLEFLRDHIHLRPRTNTISAVARIRNALAFATHSFFQEHGFLYVHTPIVTTSDCEGAGEMFQVTTLINEAEKLDKELIENPPPTEADIEAARLTVMQKGEIVAQLKAAKATRDDISAAVAGLKIAKENLSRLEERAKLKPGIPKKDGKIDYAQDFFARQAFLTVSGQLQVETYACAVTSVYTFGPTFRAEHSHTSRHLAEFWMVEPEIAFADLQDDMNCAEAYVKYMCQWLLDKCFDDMELMAKLYDKGCIDRLRMVSSTPFERISYTEAVRLLEEAVRGGKEFEKNVEWGIDLASEHERYLTEEIFKKPVIVYNYPKGIKAFYMRLNDDSKTVAAMDILVPKVGELIGGSQREERYEVIQQRIAEMGLPLEPYDWYLDLRRYGTVKHCGFGLGFERMILFATGIDNIRDVIPFPRYPGRADL; encoded by the exons ATGGGAGACCCGGCCACGCCGCCAGCATCAGAGCTCGCAGCGATGGCCATAATCGACGGCGCATCTCTTAAGCACCCATTTTCCGACAGAGTCCCGGTCCGATCCATCGTGTGTCGTCCCGATGGTGGAGCTGGACTGGCCGGGAATCGAGTCCGCGCTGGTGGGTGGGTGAAGACCGGGAGAGAGCAAGGGAAGGGCTCCTTCGCATTCTTGGAGGTGAACGATGGGTCGTGTCCAGCCAACCTTCAGGTTATTGTGGATGCTGGTGTAGAAGATCTGAGCACGCTTGTGCAGACTGGGACTTGCGTGTCCGTTGAGGGCGTGCTTAAGGTTCCTCCTGAGGGTACAAAGCAGAAGATTGAGCTCCGTGTTGAAAGGGTGCTCCATGTAGGCCCCACCGATCCTGCAAAGTACCCGATTCCCAAAACGAAGCTCTCTCTTGAGTTTTTGAGGGATCATATTCACCTTCGGCCCCGAACTAACACG ATTTCTGCAGTTGCTCGAATTCGCAATGCACTTGCTTTTGCCACACACTCTTTCTTTCAAGAGCATGGTTTTCTATACGTTCACACCCCAATTGTCACCACAAGTGATTGTGAAGGTGCCGGTGAAATGTTTCAAGTTACTACCTTGATTAACGAAGCTGAAAAGCTCGACAAGGAGCTGATTGAGAACCCTCCTCCTACAGAGGCTGACATAGAAGCTGCAAGGCTTACTGTTATGCAGAAAGGTGAGATTGTTGCTCAACTCAAAGCTGCCAAGGCAACCAGGGACGATATTAGTGCTGCAGTCGCAGGACTAAAAATAGCTAAAGAGAATCTCTCAAGGCTGGAGGAAAGAGCTAAGCTTAAACCTGGTATCCCTAAAAAAGATGGCAAGATTGATTATGCTCAAGATTTCTTTGCCCGTCAAGCTTTTTTGACTGTCTCTGGCCAGCTTCAAGTTGAAACATATGCCTGTGCTGTCACTAGTGTCTATACATTCGGACCAACCTTTAGAGCTGAGCATTCTCACACTTCAAGGCATTTGGCTGAGTTTTGGATGGTGGAGCCTGAAATAGCATTTGCTGATCTTCAG GATGACATGAACTGTGCGGAGGCATATGTGAAATACATGTGTCAATGGCTACTCGACAAGTGCTTTGATGACATGGAACTTATGGCAAAGCTTTATGATAAAGGTTGCATTGACCGTCTAAGAATGGTTTCTTCTACCCCTTTTGAGCGTATTTCTTACACAGAAGCAGTGCGACTGCTAGAGGAGGCAGTGAGGGGTGGCAAGGAGTTTGAGAAGAATGTGGAATGGGGGATTGATTTGGCATCCGAGCATGAAAG ATACTTGACAGAGGAGATATTTAAGAAGCCTGTAATTGTGTACAACTATCCAAAAGGAATAAAAGCTTTCTACATGAGGCTCAATGATGATTCAAAGACAGTGGCTGCTATGGATATCCTTGTACCAAAG GTGGGAGAATTGATTGGTGGAAGCCAAAGGGAGGAGCGCTATGAGGTTATCCAGCAGAG AATTGCTGAGATGGGACTCCCTCTTGAGCCATATGACTGGTACCTTGACCTGCGACGTTACGGGACtgtaaaacattgtggatttgGCTTGGGCTTTGAGAGGATGATACTTTTTGCCACTGGAATTGACAACATCAGAGATGTCATCCCATTCCCCAGATACCCGGGCAGAGCAGATCTGTGA
- the LOC133673659 gene encoding large ribosomal subunit protein eL31, with product MVEKTKGRKEEVVTREYTINLHKRLHGCTFKKKAPKAIKEIRKFALKAMGTKDVRVDVKLNKHIWSRGIRSVPRRIRVRISRRRNDDEDAKEELYSLVTVAELPPEGTKGLGTKVIEEDD from the exons ATGGTGGAGAAAACAAAGGGGAGAAAGGAGGAGGTGGTCACTAGAGAATACACCATTAACCTCCACAAGCGTTTACATGGCTg CACCTTCAAGAAGAAGGCTCCTAAGGCCATAAAAGAGATTAGGAAGTTCGCTCTGAAGGCTATGGGAACTAAGGATGTGAGAGTGGATGTGAAGCTGAACAAACACATCTGGAGCAGAGGGATTCGAAGTGTTCCAAGGAGGATCAGGGTTCGCATTTCTCGCAGGAgaaatgatgatgaagatgCAAAGGAAGAGCTCTACTCCCTCGTAACTGTTGCAGAACTCCCACCAGAAGGAACGAAGGGGCTTGGTACCAAGGTTATTGAAGAGGATGATTGA
- the LOC133674832 gene encoding phenylalanine--tRNA ligase beta subunit, cytoplasmic-like: MPTVSVGRDRLFAALGKSYTQEEFEDLCFKFGIELDDVTTEKAIIRKERHLDEEDEEVGDDEEIIYKIEVPANRYDLLCLEGIAQALRIFNEEEQTPTYTLANITQDSMLEMHVQPETSLIRPFVVCAVLRDITFDEASYNSFIDLQDKLHQNICRRRTLVAIGTHDLDTLQGPFTYEALHPENINFVPLKQEKNFRADELMEFYKSDMKLKKFLHIIENSPVYPIIYDSKRTVLSLPPIINGAHSAITLKTKNVFIECTATDLTKASIVLNTMVTTFSAYCQRKFEVEPVKVIYSDGKSYVYPDLSVYNMEVPLSYITGSIGVSLAAEKVTSLLNRMQLRAEHSVFDDNKCNINVLIPPTRSDVLHPCDVMEDVAIAYGYNDIPKRRLPSMKPLPLNQLEDLIRAEIAMNGFTEVLTWILCSYRENFASLNREDDQSSAVIIGNPRSSDFEVVRTSLMPGALKIIGHNKDHPKPIKIFEVGDIALLDESKDVGATNRRHLAALYCGTNSGFELIHSLVDRIMEVMGTPFVPIGDNTGYYIERSNEPEFLPGRQASIIYKGKHFGNFGIVHPQVLNNFVITDPCSFLEIDIEHFL, encoded by the exons ATGCCGACAGTTAGCGTGGGGAGAGATCGTTTGTTCGCAGCCCTAGGGAAATCTTACA CACAAGAAGAGTTTGAGGATTTGTGCTTCAAGTTCGGTATCGAGCTCGACGATGTG ACTACTGAGAAAGCAATTATTAGAAAAGAGAGGCACTTGGATGAAGAGGATGAAGAAGTAGGTGATGATGAAGAAATCATTTACAAAATTGAAGTTCCTGCTAACAG ATATGATTTGCTATGCCTTGAGGGGATCGCTCAAGCCCTCCGCATTTTTAACGAGGAGGAGCAGACGCCCACATATACACTTGCCAACATTACACAAGACTCAATGCTTGAGATGCATGTCCAACCAGAG ACATCCTTGATTCGTCCCTTTGTGGTTTGTGCTGTTCTAAGAGATATTACATTTGATGAAGCAAGTTACAATAGCTTCATTGATCTCCAAGATAAGCTTCATCAAAACATTTGTAG GCGGAGAACCCTAGTTGCAATTGGGACTCACGACTTGGATACATTACAAGGCCCTTTCACTTATGAG GCTTTGCATCCTGAAAACATAAATTTTGTACCACTGAAACAG GAGAAAAACTTCAGAGCTGATGAGCTGATGGAGTTTTACAAG TCTGATATGAAGCTGAAGAAGTTCTTACACATAATTGAGAATTCACCAGTGTATCCCATCATATATGATTCTAAAAG AACTGTTTTATCTCTACCACCAATTATTAATGGTGCACATTCAGCTATCACTCTGAAGACTAAGAATGTTTTCATTGAATGCACAGCCACTGATCTGACAAAGGCCAGTATTGTTTTGAACACAATG GTAACAACTTTTTCAGCATATTGTCAAAGAAAATTTGAGGTGGAACCCGTTAAAGTGATATATTCTGATGGAAAGTCATACGTCTACCCTGATTTATCTGTCTATAACATGGAAGTTCCTCTTTCATATATCACTGGCTCAATTGGAGTCTCTTTGGCGGCTGAAAAG GTCACTAGTTTATTAAATCGGATGCAATTGCGTGCTGAACATTCCGTATTTGATGACAACAAATGCAATATCAATGTATTAATACCTCCAACAAGAAGTGATGTTCTTCACCCTTGTGATGTTATGGAG gaTGTTGCAATTGCATATGGGTATAATGACATTCCGAAGAGAAGGCTGCCATCCATGAAGCCACTGCCCCTGAATCAGCTTGAGGATCTTATCAGAGCAGAG ATTGCAATGAATGGGTTTACAGAGGTCTTAACATGGATTTTATGCTCTTATCGAGAGAATTTTGCCTCATTAAATCGAGAAGATGATCAATCAAGTGCAGTGATTATTGGAAATCCCCGTTCCTCGGATTTTGAG GTTGTCCGAACCAGCCTCATGCCTGGTGCTTTGAAAATTATCGGACATAACAAAGACCATCCTAAGCCAATCAAG ATTTTTGAAGTGGGTGACATAGCCCTATTGGATGAGAGTAAAGATGTTGGTGCAACAAACCGTCGCCATCTCGCAGCTTTGTATTGTGGCACAAACTCAGGATTTGAG CTTATTCACTCTTTGGTGGACAGAATCATGGAAGTGATGGGAACCCCTTTCGTCCCGATTGGTGACAATACAGGTTACTACATAGAGCGGTCAAAT GAACCTGAATTTCTTCCGGGTAGACAAGCTAGCATCATTTACAAAGGGAAGCATTTTGGCAATTTTGGTATTGTGCACCCCCAG GTCTTGAACAACTTCGTCATTACTGATCCATGTTCCTTCTTGGAAATCGACATTGAGCATTTCTTGTAA